From the genome of Candidatus Rokuibacteriota bacterium:
TACGTCCAGAAGATCCTGGGTTCGGGCGGCGCGGGGAGCGGCAGGTTCGTGCGCAGCGTCGTCTATCGCTACATGGAGACCGACGGGACCGTCACCATCACGAATATCCCGCGGGGGAAGGCCGGACCGACCGTCCGCTAGCCGTTCCGCTTCCAGACCGCATCGAGGAAGCGATCCAGGAAGCCGTCCTTCACGAAGCGCTCTACCGCCTCCCGCGTCGCCTCCTGGTCCATGCCCCACAGCGCCGCGCGCTTTCCCGGCCCGCCGCTCATCTGCCCGCCGCTCATCTGCCCGCCGCTCATCTGCCCGCCGCTCATCTGCCCGCCGCTCATCTGCCCGCCGCTCATCTGCCCGCCGCTCATCTGAATGAAGACGCGCTCGTCGCGCGTGAACGCCACCGGCAGCTCTTCGTAGATCTGGGCCGCGAAGGCGTTCACGCCGGGGCCGCCCACGGCGATGGCGGGGAAGAGCTCGGCCATCTCCTGGTTGACCATCCACATGTCGGTCACGACCACCGCGCCGCGGCTCTCCGCGCCCAGGCCGCGTGAGACGATCTCGCGCTTCAGGTCGTAGGCGCCCGGGCGGTCTTCCTCCTCGGGCAGGATGCCGTAGCCCACCACGATCAGGACCGTCGAGCAAATGTCGAAATAGCGCGGCATCAGCGGACGAGGCGGGCGAGCTCCCGGAAGTCGTCCGTGTCGGCCTGGCCGAGGAGCTGGAAGACGATGGTCTCGGTGGCTGTGACCACGGCGCCCGCCTGTCTCAGCTGCTCCGCGCCGAGCCGCCAGTTGCCCTGGGTTCGCGAGGTGACGGCGTCGGCGGGCACGTGCACGGCGAGGCCCTCACTCATGAGCTCGAGCGCCGAGATCAGCACGCAGACGTGCGCCTCGATCCCAACCAGGATCACGCGGCGCGTACCGGCCGCGCGGAGCCGCGCGCGCACTTCCTCCGCAGCCCAGCAGGAGAAGCTGACCTTCGGTACGGCCTGGATCTCGGGCCCGAGCGTGTCGCGGAGCTCGGGCAAGGTGTGGCCGAGGCCCTTCGGGTACTGCTCCGTCGCCACCACGGGCAGGCGCAGCCGCCGGGCTGTCGCGGCGAGGACCTTGATGTTGCGCATGACTTCCTCGCGGTGGTCGGCGTCCATGGCCGGAAAGAGGCGCTCCTGCATGTCCACGATCAGGAGGGTCGTCCCCTCGCGGGTCAGCGTCATCGGATGCGAGGTCGGCATGCGGGTCTCCTTGATCTGAAGATCAGAGGCCGCGGTCGAGGCCGCGGTACTGGACGGCCTCGGACACGTACTCCGCGCTTATCCTCTCACATCCCGCCAGGTCGGCGATAGTGCGCGCGACCTTCAGGACGCGGTCGTGGCCGCGGGCGGAAAGGCCGAGGCGGAGGACCGCCTGCGCGAGCAATCGCGTCGCCTCCGGCGGTATCGGGCAGAAGCGGCGCACCTGGCGCCCGCTCATCCGCGCGTTGACGCGCGCGCCCGAGCCCGCGAGGCGTTCGGCCTGGCGCCCGCGCGCGGTCTCGACCCGCGCGCGCACCGCCGTCGAGGACTCTCCCCCGCCTGCCGACAACTCGGCGTACGCCACGGCGGGCACCTCGAGGTGAAGGTCGATGCGGTCCAGGAGCGGCCGCGACAGCCTCGCCAGGTACTGACGCTTCTCGCCTGCCGTGCACACGCACGCCTCGAGTGACCCGCAGCCCCGCCGGCACGGGTTGGCGGCGCCCACCAGCTGGAAGCGGGCGGGGAAGGCCGCGCTGCCGGCGGCGCGCGAGACGACCATGGTGCCGTCTTCGAGAGGCTGGCGCAGCGATTCAAGGACGCGCTGGGAGAACTCGGGTAGCTCGTCCAGGAAGAGGACGCCCAGGTGCGCGAGACTCACTTCACCCGGATGCGGAACGCTGCCGCCGCCGATAAGCCCCGCTCCGGAGGCCGTGTGGTGAGGCGCGCGGAACGGCCGCTCGCGCACGAGGCCGTGCCCCGCCGGCAGGAGCCCGGCCACACTCCACACCGCGGTGATCTCGATGGCTTCCTCGAGCGCGAGCGGCGGCAGGATGGTGGCGAGGCGGCGGGCGAGCATCGTTTTGCCCGAGCCCGGCGGGCCCAGCATGAGGAGATTGTGGCCGCCCGCCGCGGCGATCTCGAGCGCGCGCTTGGCCCACGCATGGCCCCGCACGTCGGCGAGGTCGAGACCGTCGGGCTCCGGATTCGTGTTCCAGCCGTCGGAATCGTGACGGTGAGGAGGGATGTCGCGCTCGCCGTTCAGGTACTCGACGGCGTCGTGAAGCGTGGCGAGCGGGATGATGCCGACGCCGCTGACGACGGCGGCCTCGGCCGCGTTGCCCGCCGGAACGAGAAGCCGCGGGACGCCGCGGCGCCGGCAGTGGAGCGCCACCGGCAGCACGCCGCGGACCGGCCGGATATGCCCGTCGAGCG
Proteins encoded in this window:
- a CDS encoding isochorismatase family protein gives rise to the protein MPTSHPMTLTREGTTLLIVDMQERLFPAMDADHREEVMRNIKVLAATARRLRLPVVATEQYPKGLGHTLPELRDTLGPEIQAVPKVSFSCWAAEEVRARLRAAGTRRVILVGIEAHVCVLISALELMSEGLAVHVPADAVTSRTQGNWRLGAEQLRQAGAVVTATETIVFQLLGQADTDDFRELARLVR
- a CDS encoding YifB family Mg chelatase-like AAA ATPase — protein: MLARVRSATVFGIEAADVFVEVDVAPGLPSFTTVGLPDSAVRESRDRVRAAIRNAGLDFPVDRITVNLAPADLRKEGAAFDLPMALGILSATGIVKPGLIEDAIALGELSLDGHIRPVRGVLPVALHCRRRGVPRLLVPAGNAAEAAVVSGVGIIPLATLHDAVEYLNGERDIPPHRHDSDGWNTNPEPDGLDLADVRGHAWAKRALEIAAAGGHNLLMLGPPGSGKTMLARRLATILPPLALEEAIEITAVWSVAGLLPAGHGLVRERPFRAPHHTASGAGLIGGGSVPHPGEVSLAHLGVLFLDELPEFSQRVLESLRQPLEDGTMVVSRAAGSAAFPARFQLVGAANPCRRGCGSLEACVCTAGEKRQYLARLSRPLLDRIDLHLEVPAVAYAELSAGGGESSTAVRARVETARGRQAERLAGSGARVNARMSGRQVRRFCPIPPEATRLLAQAVLRLGLSARGHDRVLKVARTIADLAGCERISAEYVSEAVQYRGLDRGL